A section of the Sedimentisphaera cyanobacteriorum genome encodes:
- a CDS encoding HepT-like ribonuclease domain-containing protein, whose protein sequence is MTQCKDNIKLRHMLEHSREAVKLAEGKSRKDLDSDRKMELALTRLVEIIGEAAARVSNQTQNGYSEIPWSEIIGLRNRLIHGYDAVDMDILWEIIQVDLPGLIADLDIIIKELRE, encoded by the coding sequence ATGACGCAGTGCAAGGATAATATTAAATTACGGCATATGCTCGAACATTCCAGAGAAGCGGTGAAACTGGCTGAAGGTAAAAGCAGGAAAGACCTTGACAGCGACCGGAAAATGGAACTGGCGTTGACGCGATTAGTGGAGATTATCGGCGAAGCTGCGGCAAGGGTATCAAATCAAACGCAGAATGGGTATTCTGAAATTCCGTGGTCAGAGATTATTGGTTTGCGTAACCGGCTTATACACGGCTACGATGCGGTTGACATGGATATCCTGTGGGAAATTATTCAAGTTGATTTGCCGGGGCTGATCGCAGATTTAGATATAATCATCAAGGAGTTAAGGGAATAG
- a CDS encoding peptidylprolyl isomerase, protein MKLIKSLLIVTLLTVTFASAEEADKQSETKDLSGVAAIVNGEKIGMEKVDSLAEMTLSRYPKQMRESQATKIKKRVLDTIIFGELVSQKAEEMGISVSDERCEKEVKDMISSKDITLEQYKKMIKDAGKDYGELLDQVRRSLEFEKIINKLSSDDVKVSDKDVKEYFDSNKEKLASPKQVKASHILIKTESKEDQQAAKEKAEELLKKINDGGDFAAIAKENSDCPSSERGGDLGFFSRGRMVGAFEDAAFNLEVGEVSDVVKTKFGYHIILVTDKKEAKEAVFEDQKEKIREQLVNQKMGKAADKIRENMMQAATIRYSDVFKPEEKEAKKQSEGTELKIEE, encoded by the coding sequence ATGAAACTTATCAAATCTTTGTTAATAGTAACCCTGTTAACTGTAACTTTCGCATCAGCGGAAGAGGCGGACAAACAATCAGAAACAAAAGACCTCAGCGGCGTAGCGGCAATCGTCAACGGTGAAAAGATCGGGATGGAAAAGGTTGACAGCCTTGCAGAGATGACTCTGAGCAGATATCCCAAGCAGATGCGCGAATCTCAAGCGACAAAAATCAAAAAGCGCGTTCTTGATACCATCATCTTCGGCGAGCTCGTTTCTCAGAAGGCAGAAGAAATGGGTATATCCGTAAGCGATGAGAGATGCGAGAAGGAAGTAAAAGATATGATTTCTTCTAAAGACATCACTCTTGAGCAGTATAAAAAGATGATTAAAGACGCCGGCAAGGATTACGGCGAACTGCTCGATCAGGTGCGCAGGAGCCTCGAATTCGAAAAGATCATCAATAAGCTCTCTTCGGATGATGTAAAGGTATCAGATAAAGATGTAAAAGAGTATTTCGACTCGAACAAAGAAAAGCTCGCAAGTCCTAAGCAGGTTAAAGCAAGCCACATACTCATCAAAACCGAGAGTAAAGAAGACCAGCAGGCAGCTAAGGAAAAGGCTGAGGAACTTCTTAAGAAAATCAATGACGGCGGCGACTTTGCAGCTATAGCTAAAGAAAACTCGGACTGCCCCAGTTCTGAGCGCGGCGGGGACCTCGGCTTCTTCTCACGCGGAAGAATGGTAGGAGCGTTTGAGGATGCAGCTTTCAATCTTGAAGTAGGCGAAGTGTCTGATGTGGTAAAGACTAAATTCGGATACCATATCATCCTCGTTACGGACAAAAAAGAAGCCAAAGAGGCTGTATTTGAAGACCAGAAAGAGAAAATACGCGAGCAGCTTGTCAATCAGAAGATGGGCAAGGCGGCTGACAAAATCCGTGAAAATATGATGCAGGCAGCCACAATCCGCTACTCAGATGTATTCAAGCCGGAAGAAAAAGAGGCGAAAAAACAGTCTGAAGGCACTGAGCTGAAAATCGAAGAATAA
- the cmoA gene encoding carboxy-S-adenosyl-L-methionine synthase CmoA has translation MRQMKDSIYSEYREKVADFVFDKDVVSVFDDMIRRSVPGYATVAAMTKVFAEQVAEDGAVCYDLGCSLGASAIAMRRGLEHKTGCRIIAVDNSEAMAARCRQMVEQDPSNVEIDVRCEDILDTEIENCSLCAMNFTLQFLSPENRDEIVKRIASNTRPGGMLLLSEKIRYEDKQEQDFQVKMHHKFKSLNGYSELEISQKRRALENVLLPDSTKKHFSRLSEAGYSQIYLWFKCFNFISIAAVK, from the coding sequence ATGAGGCAAATGAAAGATTCAATATACTCAGAGTACCGCGAGAAGGTGGCGGATTTCGTGTTCGATAAGGACGTGGTGAGCGTTTTTGACGATATGATCCGCAGAAGCGTGCCCGGATATGCAACGGTTGCCGCTATGACGAAAGTTTTTGCCGAGCAGGTTGCAGAAGACGGGGCCGTGTGTTACGATTTGGGCTGCTCGCTCGGGGCATCAGCTATTGCCATGCGAAGAGGATTAGAGCATAAAACTGGATGCAGGATAATCGCTGTGGATAATTCAGAGGCTATGGCTGCCCGGTGCAGGCAGATGGTAGAGCAGGACCCGAGCAATGTGGAAATTGATGTCCGCTGCGAAGACATCCTCGATACCGAAATCGAAAACTGTTCGCTCTGCGCAATGAATTTCACTTTGCAGTTTCTCAGCCCCGAAAATCGGGATGAAATCGTAAAGAGGATCGCTTCTAACACCCGCCCGGGAGGGATGCTGCTTCTATCCGAGAAGATCAGGTATGAAGATAAGCAGGAGCAGGACTTTCAGGTAAAAATGCACCATAAATTTAAAAGTCTCAACGGCTACAGCGAACTTGAGATAAGCCAGAAGCGTAGAGCCCTTGAGAATGTACTATTACCAGACTCAACAAAAAAACATTTCAGCAGGCTGTCTGAAGCTGGATACTCTCAGATCTATCTGTGGTTTAAGTGTTTTAATTTTATATCAATTGCAGCAGTAAAATAG
- a CDS encoding cation:proton antiporter domain-containing protein, protein MPIDIQHLNVVLMMGVVVFGGILGAKLFQRLNVPQVIGYIVIGAIIGESGLKIISAETIKTLEPLNFFALGIIGFMIGGELKSEIFKKYGKQFMSILLGEGITAFLLVGAASGGIYYLFTKDLQMASALGLVLGAISSATDPASTIQVLWEYKTRGVLTTAATAIVALDDALALTLYGIGTSVAGIIAGGAEGGVITSLLSAVYELGGAIVLGVAGGFILQWILKRTNDTDSMLTFAVGSVLLTIGLSIALHFDVILSSMCLGLTIVNIAPRLSSQTFSMIQKFSPPIYILFFVFVGAGIEIQGLKGAALAIAAGYVVFRSLGKMGGAFIGAKISGARAVVKKYLGCCLFAQGGVAVGLSIMASHKFADQPEIAQMIVLVVTATTLFVQLLGPVSVKYAVKKAGEIGLNVTEDDLIKKYKVRDVMIESPVTIHASQTLDEVLRIFSENDFTYYPVVEDSGKVIGSMSIEGIKETLKYRDTASWLLACDIMKPIEDHISPDMELEEAMRYFRSYNLEYACVIEDGSDKIKGLFDIRLANKKISAEVIKCREHADHGETCPECSA, encoded by the coding sequence ATGCCTATAGATATTCAACACCTAAACGTTGTATTAATGATGGGAGTCGTAGTATTCGGCGGAATACTCGGAGCCAAGCTCTTTCAGCGTCTTAACGTACCTCAGGTAATAGGGTACATTGTGATTGGCGCTATAATCGGAGAGAGCGGGCTTAAGATAATCTCCGCAGAAACGATAAAAACCCTTGAGCCGCTTAATTTTTTCGCCCTTGGGATAATCGGTTTTATGATAGGCGGCGAGCTCAAGAGCGAGATTTTCAAGAAGTACGGCAAGCAGTTTATGAGCATCCTATTGGGAGAAGGCATAACTGCCTTTCTGCTGGTAGGAGCTGCGAGCGGCGGGATATACTACCTGTTCACAAAAGATCTCCAGATGGCCTCTGCTTTAGGCCTTGTACTTGGAGCGATTTCCTCTGCCACAGATCCAGCCTCTACGATACAGGTGCTGTGGGAATACAAAACCCGAGGCGTTCTCACAACCGCCGCTACAGCGATAGTGGCTCTGGACGATGCCTTAGCGCTGACGCTCTACGGGATCGGGACAAGCGTAGCTGGGATTATCGCAGGCGGGGCTGAAGGCGGGGTAATCACTTCGCTGCTGAGCGCTGTTTATGAGCTGGGCGGAGCGATTGTGCTGGGCGTTGCAGGCGGATTCATTTTGCAGTGGATCCTGAAGCGAACAAACGACACAGACAGTATGCTCACATTTGCCGTAGGCTCTGTACTGCTTACAATCGGGCTGAGCATAGCCCTTCATTTCGATGTAATACTCTCCTCAATGTGCCTCGGGCTCACGATTGTGAACATCGCCCCAAGGCTCAGCTCACAGACATTTTCAATGATCCAGAAATTCAGCCCGCCTATATACATACTTTTCTTTGTATTCGTTGGAGCGGGAATCGAAATACAGGGGCTAAAAGGCGCAGCACTCGCTATAGCTGCTGGATACGTGGTTTTCAGGAGCCTCGGAAAGATGGGCGGGGCCTTTATTGGAGCCAAGATTTCAGGCGCAAGGGCTGTGGTAAAGAAGTATCTGGGCTGCTGCCTCTTTGCTCAGGGCGGCGTTGCTGTAGGTTTGAGTATTATGGCGAGCCACAAATTCGCCGACCAGCCGGAAATTGCACAGATGATTGTGCTTGTGGTAACTGCTACTACCCTTTTCGTTCAGCTTCTCGGGCCGGTTTCTGTGAAGTATGCAGTTAAGAAGGCCGGCGAGATAGGCCTCAACGTAACTGAAGATGATTTGATAAAGAAGTACAAGGTGCGGGATGTTATGATTGAAAGTCCTGTAACAATACACGCTTCCCAAACTCTTGATGAGGTTTTAAGGATCTTTTCAGAAAACGACTTCACCTACTACCCGGTAGTTGAAGATTCCGGGAAGGTTATAGGCTCTATGTCTATTGAGGGCATAAAAGAAACACTAAAATACCGAGACACCGCAAGCTGGCTTCTCGCATGCGATATTATGAAGCCGATAGAAGACCATATAAGCCCCGATATGGAGCTTGAGGAAGCAATGCGGTATTTCCGTTCGTACAACCTTGAGTATGCTTGCGTTATTGAAGACGGCAGCGATAAAATCAAGGGACTGTTTGACATTCGCCTCGCTAACAAGAAAATCTCTGCTGAGGTGATTAAGTGCAGAGAGCACGCCGACCACGGCGAGACCTGCCCGGAATGCTCCGCTTAA
- a CDS encoding O-acetylhomoserine aminocarboxypropyltransferase/cysteine synthase family protein, with protein sequence MENKYHLETLAIHAGYEKDKQTRSVNEPIYQTTGYHYDSTEQAANLFELEEEGNIYSRLTNPTVRILEKRIAALEGGQEAVAFSSGMAAIAGVALALCREGDNIVSSSSLYGGTSTLFTHTLKKWGIETRFADSTDPDTFAEHIDNRTKMVYFETIGNPKNDVPEIEQIVKIAHKSEVAVVCDNTVTSAMLIRPIDFGVDVVVQSCTKIIDGRGSSVGGIAVESGNFNWARGRYPDMVEPDPSYHGLKLCEKFGRVALSARLRIQMLRDIGGCMAPFNAYMFLHGLSTLHLRVTRHCQNALELARFLEANKYVSYVNYPGLESDPHFMNAQKYLPKGQGAILGFGIKGGTEAGKKFINSVRLASHVTNLLDSRTMVVHPASTTHQQLSDQEKIDAGVLPDFIRVSVGTEHIDDILADFEQAIKASQR encoded by the coding sequence ATGGAAAACAAATATCATCTGGAAACGCTTGCAATTCATGCGGGCTACGAAAAAGACAAGCAGACTCGAAGCGTTAATGAACCTATCTACCAGACCACCGGCTACCATTATGACAGCACCGAGCAGGCGGCGAATTTATTCGAGCTTGAAGAAGAGGGCAATATATACTCGAGGCTCACTAATCCCACCGTTCGAATACTTGAAAAACGTATTGCGGCTCTGGAAGGGGGTCAGGAGGCGGTAGCCTTCAGCTCCGGTATGGCAGCGATTGCGGGTGTGGCGCTTGCGCTTTGCAGGGAAGGCGATAACATAGTATCCTCAAGCTCGCTTTACGGCGGAACAAGCACCCTTTTCACCCACACCCTGAAAAAATGGGGCATAGAAACTCGGTTTGCAGATTCAACCGACCCGGACACCTTCGCTGAACATATTGACAACCGCACAAAGATGGTGTATTTCGAGACTATCGGCAATCCGAAGAACGATGTGCCCGAGATTGAGCAGATTGTTAAAATCGCGCACAAAAGTGAGGTAGCTGTGGTATGCGATAACACCGTTACCTCAGCGATGCTGATAAGGCCGATTGATTTCGGCGTGGATGTAGTGGTTCAGAGCTGCACGAAGATAATAGACGGACGCGGCTCGAGCGTTGGCGGGATAGCAGTAGAAAGCGGAAACTTCAACTGGGCTCGAGGAAGGTATCCAGATATGGTAGAGCCGGACCCGAGCTATCACGGCCTGAAGCTCTGCGAAAAATTCGGCAGAGTAGCCCTTTCGGCAAGACTCCGAATACAGATGCTGCGTGATATCGGTGGGTGTATGGCTCCCTTTAATGCTTATATGTTTCTCCACGGGCTCTCAACGCTCCATCTCAGGGTCACGAGGCACTGCCAAAACGCCCTCGAACTGGCAAGATTTCTCGAGGCAAACAAGTATGTGAGCTATGTAAACTATCCCGGCCTTGAAAGCGACCCGCATTTTATGAATGCTCAGAAGTATCTGCCAAAGGGGCAGGGGGCGATTCTGGGTTTCGGGATAAAAGGCGGCACCGAAGCCGGAAAGAAATTCATCAACAGCGTAAGGCTTGCATCCCACGTAACAAATCTGCTCGACAGCAGGACGATGGTGGTTCATCCCGCATCAACCACCCATCAGCAGCTCTCTGATCAGGAGAAGATTGATGCCGGCGTTCTGCCGGATTTCATCAGGGTGTCTGTGGGAACTGAACACATCGATGATATACTTGCAGATTTTGAGCAGGCAATCAAGGCCTCTCAGAGATAA
- the hflK gene encoding FtsH protease activity modulator HflK, giving the protein MVKQFFDSESNFSKYILLGIGAALIIGIINGSFYTVNTDERAVVTRFGKFSRTAEPGLHFKLPFGIESVSTPKVTTVFKEEFGFRTLKAGVESQYDRRDYSSESLMLCGDLSVADVQWIVQYRIIDPQKYLFNIRDHRKMLRDVAESVVRREVGDSSVDEVLTERRMEINELVEDGMQKILDDYESGLFVVTVKMQDVNPPDPVKHAFNEVNAAQQEKERLINSAKKEYNEIIPKKRGEAQKMVQQAEAYAVKRVNEAEGDAGRFREIYNNYKNSKEVTRTRMYLEAINEAFPEIGQINIMDKEVESLLPHMNINKKGESK; this is encoded by the coding sequence ATGGTAAAACAATTTTTTGATTCTGAAAGTAATTTCTCCAAGTATATCCTGCTTGGTATAGGTGCAGCGCTGATTATAGGGATCATTAACGGGTCCTTCTATACAGTGAACACCGACGAACGTGCTGTAGTTACCAGATTCGGCAAGTTCAGCCGTACCGCCGAGCCCGGGCTTCATTTCAAGCTCCCATTCGGTATTGAATCGGTATCAACCCCGAAAGTAACTACTGTATTCAAGGAAGAATTTGGCTTCAGGACGCTCAAGGCGGGCGTTGAAAGCCAGTACGACCGCCGCGATTATTCCAGTGAATCGCTTATGCTCTGCGGAGACTTGAGCGTTGCAGATGTCCAGTGGATTGTGCAGTACAGGATTATCGATCCCCAGAAGTATCTGTTCAATATCAGAGACCATCGCAAAATGCTTCGTGATGTAGCAGAGTCGGTAGTTCGAAGAGAAGTGGGCGATTCATCGGTTGATGAAGTGCTTACAGAGCGAAGGATGGAGATCAACGAGCTCGTTGAAGACGGTATGCAGAAGATCCTCGATGATTATGAATCAGGGCTCTTTGTGGTAACTGTTAAAATGCAGGATGTTAATCCGCCGGATCCGGTAAAGCATGCGTTTAATGAAGTTAATGCTGCCCAGCAGGAGAAGGAAAGGCTTATAAACAGCGCTAAGAAAGAGTACAACGAGATTATCCCCAAAAAGCGGGGCGAAGCGCAGAAGATGGTTCAGCAGGCCGAGGCTTACGCTGTTAAGAGGGTGAACGAGGCTGAAGGTGATGCCGGCCGATTCAGAGAGATATACAACAACTACAAAAACAGCAAAGAGGTTACAAGGACAAGAATGTATCTCGAGGCTATAAACGAAGCCTTCCCTGAGATTGGTCAGATTAATATTATGGACAAAGAGGTTGAATCTCTTCTGCCCCATATGAATATAAACAAGAAGGGGGAATCTAAATGA
- the hflC gene encoding protease modulator HflC: protein MNPTKIANYILWGFIALFVAFNLFCYTVKETEQAVITQFGQYKRVEQDAGLKFKIPFVEKVNMFEKRLLEWDGTPTQMPTVEKRYINVDTFGRWRIVDPLEFMKTLRTETAAQSRLDDIINSAVRNRISSNQLIEAVRNSNREMSMMVEVKDIREQDVTSISMGRNAIEDKILKEAKVSAKDFGIELVDVLIKRINYTEQVREKVYERMVEERLRVAAEYRSEGEGEKMNIQGKIENDTNRIISEAYRESQQIRGSADSEAVNIYAEAYGLDPDFFAFYKTLESYKDNLKGANAVLSTDSEYLKYLSSSTGKQMQETAE from the coding sequence ATGAATCCTACTAAAATAGCAAACTACATCCTATGGGGCTTTATCGCCCTTTTTGTGGCGTTCAATCTTTTCTGCTATACGGTCAAGGAAACCGAGCAGGCTGTAATCACTCAGTTCGGGCAGTACAAGAGAGTTGAGCAGGACGCAGGCCTGAAATTCAAAATTCCTTTTGTCGAAAAGGTGAATATGTTTGAGAAACGCCTTCTCGAATGGGACGGAACACCAACGCAAATGCCTACTGTAGAAAAGAGGTATATCAACGTTGACACCTTCGGACGCTGGAGAATCGTAGATCCACTCGAATTTATGAAAACTCTCCGCACTGAAACCGCCGCTCAGAGCAGGCTGGATGATATCATTAATTCTGCTGTTAGAAACAGGATATCAAGCAATCAGCTCATCGAAGCCGTGCGCAATTCCAACAGAGAGATGTCGATGATGGTGGAAGTGAAGGATATTCGCGAGCAGGATGTTACCAGCATTTCAATGGGCAGGAACGCTATTGAGGATAAAATTCTTAAGGAAGCGAAAGTTTCGGCCAAGGATTTCGGCATTGAGCTTGTGGATGTGCTCATCAAACGCATCAACTACACCGAACAGGTTCGTGAGAAGGTTTACGAGAGGATGGTGGAAGAAAGGCTTCGCGTGGCAGCGGAATACCGCTCTGAAGGTGAAGGCGAGAAGATGAACATTCAGGGTAAGATTGAAAATGATACAAACCGCATTATCTCAGAGGCCTATAGAGAATCTCAGCAGATTCGCGGTTCAGCCGATTCAGAGGCCGTTAATATCTACGCCGAGGCCTACGGGCTAGACCCTGATTTCTTCGCATTCTACAAAACCCTTGAGTCTTACAAGGACAACCTCAAAGGCGCAAACGCTGTTCTCTCAACAGACAGCGAATACCTGAAATACCTTTCCTCAAGCACCGGAAAGCAAATGCAGGAAACAGCGGAGTAG
- a CDS encoding Fe-S-containing hydro-lyase: MAEKISTPLAKKKAEQLRAGEEVLISGIIYSARDMAHKRLTETIARSEPLPIDLEGQIIYFVGPSPASPGRPAGSAGPTTSSRMDPFSPILLDNGLAGMIGKGYRGDAVINFLIKNKAVHFSAVGGAGALLSKSIVKSEVVAYHDLGPEAIRRLEVLDFPAVVAYDSRGASIYERK, translated from the coding sequence ATGGCAGAGAAGATTTCCACTCCACTGGCAAAAAAGAAAGCAGAACAGCTCAGAGCAGGCGAAGAGGTGCTTATCTCAGGCATTATATACAGCGCTCGGGATATGGCTCACAAAAGACTCACGGAAACAATCGCCCGCTCTGAGCCTCTTCCGATTGATTTGGAAGGGCAGATTATATATTTTGTAGGCCCTTCGCCTGCCTCCCCGGGCAGGCCCGCAGGCTCTGCAGGCCCCACTACGTCCTCAAGGATGGATCCATTCAGCCCGATTCTTCTGGATAACGGCCTTGCCGGCATGATAGGCAAGGGATACCGCGGGGATGCTGTAATCAATTTCCTGATTAAGAATAAGGCGGTGCATTTCAGCGCTGTAGGCGGGGCGGGGGCGCTTTTGAGCAAATCAATCGTCAAATCCGAAGTGGTGGCATATCACGACCTCGGGCCCGAGGCAATCCGCCGCCTTGAGGTGTTGGATTTCCCGGCAGTTGTTGCCTACGACTCCCGCGGCGCAAGCATATACGAACGCAAATGA
- a CDS encoding STAS-like domain-containing protein, which translates to MPKEIKIAEFIGSLCVSSDNGQKLFSKLKSLLEENNKIILNFEGVEILISLFLNVAIGQLYGQFSKK; encoded by the coding sequence ATGCCTAAAGAAATAAAAATTGCTGAATTTATAGGCAGTCTCTGCGTATCTTCAGATAACGGCCAGAAACTATTCAGCAAGCTCAAGTCTCTGCTTGAGGAAAACAACAAAATCATTCTTAATTTTGAAGGTGTGGAGATACTGATCTCACTGTTTTTGAATGTTGCTATAGGACAGCTATACGGGCAATTCAGCAAAAAATGA
- a CDS encoding YqaA family protein yields MAENAESSVAEGLSKKNIKSWEIHKKLYNWFLKWVETKYGMTVLVLLAFFEPICVPVPADVMVLGMSLAKPKQGIKYGLICSFFSVLGGTTALLAGLLIGDGVIGFFSSIEFMHIGEKTQKALELYEEYDFWAISISALTPVPYMIFSWLGGLAKVSVVKFVLISLVFRTLRFGTEGLLFYLFGEKARDFIEKHFNTATIVVMVLLAGLAFLLKFSGGA; encoded by the coding sequence ATGGCGGAAAATGCGGAAAGCAGCGTTGCAGAAGGGCTCTCAAAGAAAAATATAAAATCATGGGAGATTCACAAGAAGCTCTACAACTGGTTTCTCAAATGGGTGGAAACAAAGTACGGAATGACTGTGCTGGTTCTGCTTGCATTTTTTGAACCTATATGCGTTCCCGTGCCTGCGGACGTTATGGTTTTGGGGATGAGCCTCGCAAAGCCTAAGCAGGGGATAAAATACGGCCTTATCTGCTCATTTTTCTCCGTACTCGGCGGGACAACCGCCCTTCTTGCCGGACTGCTCATAGGCGATGGAGTGATAGGTTTTTTCAGCTCGATTGAATTTATGCACATTGGCGAGAAAACGCAGAAGGCCCTTGAGCTTTACGAAGAGTACGATTTCTGGGCGATATCGATTTCCGCCCTTACGCCCGTACCTTATATGATTTTCAGCTGGCTCGGTGGGCTTGCGAAGGTGAGCGTAGTCAAATTTGTGCTGATAAGCCTTGTTTTCCGTACGCTTCGCTTCGGCACAGAAGGCCTGCTCTTTTACCTATTCGGCGAGAAGGCAAGAGACTTTATCGAAAAGCATTTCAACACGGCAACAATAGTTGTGATGGTTCTGCTGGCCGGCCTTGCATTTCTGCTTAAATTCTCCGGCGGGGCGTAA
- a CDS encoding glycyl-radical enzyme activating protein: MSGCNNHQENKGIVFDFKRFAVHDGPGIRTTVFMKGCPLRCRWCHNPESWSIRPELRFAPNLCIRCGRCVDVCPEQAISWKNGQPETEPEKCTGQGRCCDACAADARILLGREYNPQEVLEVLEKDRVFYEQSGGGVTFSGGEPFMQPEFLLSSLELCKEAGLHTAVDTTLCADPKLLAKSFELADLFLVDIKHTDSEKHREFTGADAEQILDNIKMLGECGAEIIVRIPLIRGFNDDIAIIKKVAKIARASSVKQIDLLQYNEGGLEKQKTLISSGGISGFGSVSEEFFNKAKTVLSESGLLGTAGG, encoded by the coding sequence ATGAGCGGCTGTAATAATCACCAAGAAAATAAGGGTATAGTGTTCGATTTTAAGCGATTCGCCGTCCACGACGGGCCGGGTATTAGAACAACCGTCTTTATGAAGGGGTGTCCGCTGAGGTGCAGGTGGTGTCATAATCCGGAGAGCTGGAGCATACGCCCTGAGCTGAGATTCGCCCCTAATCTCTGCATCAGATGCGGCAGGTGCGTGGATGTGTGCCCGGAGCAGGCTATAAGCTGGAAGAACGGCCAGCCCGAAACTGAACCGGAAAAATGCACCGGTCAGGGCAGGTGCTGCGATGCATGCGCTGCGGACGCTAGGATACTGCTGGGCAGAGAATACAATCCGCAGGAGGTGCTGGAGGTTCTCGAGAAAGACAGGGTTTTCTATGAGCAGTCCGGAGGCGGGGTAACCTTTTCCGGAGGCGAGCCGTTTATGCAGCCCGAATTCCTGCTCAGCTCTCTTGAGCTCTGCAAAGAGGCAGGGCTCCATACCGCTGTTGATACCACACTTTGCGCAGATCCAAAACTGCTGGCAAAGTCTTTTGAGCTTGCTGATTTATTCCTTGTTGATATAAAACACACCGATTCAGAAAAACACAGGGAATTTACAGGGGCAGACGCTGAGCAGATTCTTGATAATATAAAGATGCTCGGGGAATGCGGGGCTGAGATAATCGTGAGAATCCCGCTTATCAGAGGCTTTAACGATGATATCGCTATCATAAAAAAGGTAGCCAAAATTGCCAGGGCATCCAGCGTCAAACAAATTGACCTTCTCCAGTACAACGAAGGCGGGCTGGAAAAACAGAAAACACTAATCAGCTCAGGCGGGATATCAGGATTTGGCTCGGTAAGCGAAGAATTTTTCAACAAAGCTAAAACAGTACTTTCAGAATCAGGTCTGCTCGGCACGGCTGGGGGCTGA